The Stigmatella ashevillena genomic sequence TGGAGCGTGCCGTAGTAGGCCGGCGACTCGATGGCGATGGTGTCCCCGGTTCGCGCCACGGCCAAGAGGCTCAGGTGGACGGCCTCGGAGGCGCCACAGGTGGTGATGAAGGCGTCCGGTCCGAGGGCTCCGCCCCACTCCAGGGCGCGGCGGGCAATCTGCCGGCGCAGCTCTGGACAGCCCGGAGGCATGTCGTACTCCACGCCGAGCGCTCCCTCCTCGCGCGCCATCAGGGCCAGCTCCCGGTTGAGGCGCTGCACGGGCAGCAGCTCGGGCGCGACGCTGGCGGCTCCCAGAGGCACCACTCGGGAATCGCTCACGGCCCGGTACAGGCGGGCCACGAGCGAGCTCACGCTCACGGCACACGCAGTGCTCGCGGGCCGGGAGACCTGGGGCTCGGCGGGCAGGAGGCGCTCCCGGTGGCGCACGTAGTGGCCCGATTGAGGCCGCGTCTCGATGATGCCCAGTGACTCCAACTGGAGATAGGCCTGAAGGACCGTGGAGACGCTCACCCGCTCCCGGGTGCTCAGCTCTCGCACGGAGGGCAGGCGTTCGCCCGGGCGGAGCGTCCCCGCGACGATGGCGTCGCTGAGCCGCTCGGCCACCTGCTCGTACAGCTTCGCTCTGTGCGGCGCTGCCTTCATGGGCTCCACCTTCTCCTCGGGTTGGAGACTTCGCAGGGGCTCCTGCACCGTGACGCCGAGGGCCGTCCAGTACAGTTCAGGGAGGGAGAACTGTACTGGTTACAATCATTGCCAGCTGAATCTGTTATTCTCAAGCGGGAGGGGCCATCTTTGCCGATGACAGGAGGTCAACGACGATGGGCTTACCCCTCTTTTTCTCGAAACTGTGCGCAGCGCTGGCGAAGCGGATGCCCCAGCGATGTCTGGACTCTCTCGCCACGGTGACGTTGTCCCTGGGAGGGCTGTGGAGCCACCGCCTGCGCACCGCGGGGCTCTCGCTGCGCTGCCATGAGGGATGCGTCTGGCTCACCCGCGAGGGGGATGCCTGCGACCATGTGCTTCAGGCGGGTGAGGCCCTCCGGGTGGAGGGCCCCGGGCTGGTGGTGGTTCAGGCGCTGGGAGCCGCCCGCTTCAGCCTGTCGCCGGAGGGGTCGCTCACCCTGGCGGGAGTACCGCGATGATGCGCAGGGGGCCTCCCGAGCCTCCGCCGATCTTCATGGGGAGCGCCACGACGAATGCCCCTCGGGGCGGGAGCTGATCCAGGGCGGCCACGTTCTCGAAGCCAGGGATGTCCGCCTTCAAGAGGATCTGGTGGGCGATGAAGTCCTTGGACGGTCCGTGGTCGAGGCTGGCCGTGTCGATGCCCACGGAGGCCACCTGGCGCTCCACGAGCACCCGGGCTGCCTCCGGTGAGATGCCCGGGAAGTGCAAGTGCGAGGCATCACCGGGCGTGTCATCGCCGAAGTACTGCTTCCGGTTGGTCCAGTACTTGGACCAGCCGGTGCGGACCAGGACGAGGGTTCCTGGCTCGATGCGCCCATGTTCTTTTTCGAAGGCGTCCAGGTGCGCGGGTTGGAGCTGGGCATCCCGGTCTTGCTCCGAGCGGATCGGCAGGTCGATGACGACGGCGGGGGCGGCCAGCCGCTCGAGCGGGACCTGGGCCGCATCAGCGTGGCCTTCGGCGAAGTGCAGGGGCGCATCGAGGTGGGTCCCGGTGTGCTCGGGCATCTTGAACGCGTTGCTAAGGAAGTAGAAGCCTGACTCCGCGGTGGTGTGGTGCTCGGTTTCGAGGACGAAGCCTGCGGGCGCGGAGGGCCAATAGAGGGTCTTGGAATCGAAAGAATGGGTCAGGTCCACCCAGCGGGCGCCCGGAGACAGGACGAACCCTTCCTTCGAGGTTCCAGGTGGGTGGGTGGCTCTGCCCATGCAACCGAGGGTGGAGAGCACGAGCAGACTGCCAGTCATCAGCTTCTTCATGGTCCGGCCTCTCTTTGGGGACACTGGCCCCTGGCGGATGGTGCCATGGGCGCAGGGCAGGCCAAACATGTCATCGGCCGGTCGACGAGGCCGATCTTGCCTGCCGACTTGAGAACGGCGAAAAAGAGGGCGCCCGAAGGTATCTCTGGAGCACCGAATGAAGCTCTATTTCTTTCAGCAGTCCCGTGCCACGCGAGTCCGCTGGATGCTTGAGGAACTCGGCATTCCCTATGAGCTGGCGCCGGTGGACATGATGAAGGGCGAGCACAAGCAGCCCGCCTACCTGAAGGTGCACCCGATGGGCTCGCTGCCCGCCATCGATGACAACGGGTTCAGCCTCTTCGAGTCCGCTGCCATCATGATGCAGCTGGCGGACAAGCACCCCGAGAAGCGGCTGGCCCCGGCGGTGGGTACGAACGAGCGCGGCGAATACTACCAGTGGATCCTCTTCGCGATGACCGAGGTGGAGCAGCCCATCTCCATTATCGCGCAGCACACCCTCTTCCTCCCAGAGGCGGAGCGCTCCACCGACGCGCTCGCTCGTGCCTCCAAGCGTTTCAAGGCCGTGGCCGCGGTGCTCGAGGAGCGCCTGAAGGGGCGCGACTTCATCCTTGGCGATACGTTCTCCGCGGCCGACGTGGTGCTGGGGGGCGTGCTCTACTTCGCCAGCAGGGTGGGGCAGCTCGGCGAGGACACGCCCACGCTGAAGGCCTACCATGCCCGTTTGATGGCGCGCCCGGCCGCGAAGAAGGGCTACGGCGGATAGGGCGCCGCTTGCTGGGCGGAGGCGCCCGCCGCTCACGGTGCGGGGGGCGTCGTGCCGCAGTCGACGTACTTCACCGGAAAGAAGCAGCCTTGAAATGGGCAGTTCGGAGATGCTGCCTGCTCCTTGTCCCGGGCGATGATGGATTGAAGCGTTTCTCCCGGAGCAAGACAGCGGACCGTCGGTGCGACCCCGCCGCAGCAGCCACAGCCGCAGGCAAGATAGGAATCTCCAGGCGCCGAGACGAGCTCGTCCGCTGGCATCTGCTCATCGCTCGGTTCCGTGTCGGGGGTCTCCGAAGCACATCCCACCGTCAGTGCCCACAGCATCATGACAAGGATTCGCATCCCCGGAAGATACGCTCCAGGAAGATTGCCGAACAGAGGCTTCACGCCAGGAGGTTTCGCTACAGACATGCCCTTCTCGCGAACTCGGCCTTCAGCCTGGGCACGGCGAAGTCGACGAACGCGCGGACCTTGGCGACGGACAGCCGCCCCTCGACCGTGAGCAGATGGACCGGGAGCGGGGGCGGTTCGGAATCCGCAAGCACAATGGTCAACTGTCCTTTCTTCACGAGATCCGCGACTTGGTAGGACAAAACCCGGGTCACGCCGTGGCCCTCGACCGCCGAGGCGACGGCGGCCTCGACGCTGTTCACGACCAGCCGAGGCTCGATGTGGACATGGCGCGGAGCGGTAGCCCCCCTCGCGGGCGGAAAGCTCCAGGTGTCATGTTCGAACTGTGCCAGCGAGACGCACGCATGGGCGGAGAGGTCTCCCGGTTCGACGAGGGGGGGCCTGTGGGCCAGATAGGAGGGCGATGCGCAGAGGATGCGCCGGACTTCGCCGACACGGATCGCGATCAGCCGGGAGTCCGGCAAATGGGCGATCCGGAGCGCCACGTCGATCCCTTCCTCGAGCAAGTTCACCTGGCGATCCATCAGCATCAACCGGGCTTTGACCGCGGGCTGCTGGTCGAGAAAGGCATCGACGATGGGCCTCAAGACGCGCGCTCCGCTGACGAGTGGCGCGGTGAGCGTGAGTACGCCCCGGGGGGCCGCGCGCTCGCCTGCGGCGAGCATGTCCGCTTCCTCCAGTTCGGTGAGCACGCGTCGGCAGGCGGCGGCGTATCGCTCGCCCGCCTCGCTCAGCCGGAGCGAGCGAGTCGTGCGGTGCAGGAGTTGTGTTCCGACATGGCGTTCGAGGAACGCGATGGCCCGGGTGATGGCTGCGGGAGAGCGCCCGAGCCGTCGGCCGGCACCCGCCAGGCTCCCCTCGTCGAGCACTGTGACGAACACGCGCATCGCCTCGATGCGATCCATGATTCTTCCTCTTCGCGAAAGAGTGGCTTTCGAGGCTCGGGCATTCAATCGGTTCGAGCAAGGATCTATTTGTCCTGGTGTCGACGCGGTGCCGCGTCGGAGGCCGCCCCCCGGCGGCGAACCAGGAGGATTCCCATGCGTGTTCCAGCCAGCCGCTCCCCCTCGACCGTGACCCACCATCGCACCACCCAGGTCGATGGGGTTGAGCTCTTCTACCGGGAGGCGGGTCCCGCCGATGCGCCGGTGGTCGTGCTCTTGCACGGCTTTCCGACGTCGTCTCACATGTATCGCCAGCTCATTCCCGCGCTGGCGGACCGTTATCACGTCATCGCGCCCGATTATCCCGGCTTCGGCCAGAGCGCGATGCCCAGCCGGGAGGTCTTCACCTATGGCTTCGCGGCGTACGCGGACCTGGTGGATGGGCTCCTGACGCGGTTGGGCGCCAAGGCTTACGCGCTCTATGTCATGGACTACGGCGCCCCGGTGGGCTTCCGGCTGGCCCTGAAGCATCCCGAGCGTGTGACCGCGCTCATCGTTCAGAACGGCAACGCCTACGAAGAGGGCCTGTCCCCGTTCTGGGATCCGGTCAAGGCGTACTGGGCGGAGGGAAAGGCGGACAAGCGCGAGGCCATGCGCCCAATGCTCTCCCTGGAGAGCACGAGGTTCCAGTACACGGATGGCGTCAAGGACGTCTCCCGAATTGATCCCTCCAACTGGGTCCATGATCAGGCATTGCTCGATCGGCCTGGCAACGCCGAGATCCAACTCGATCTCTTTTACGACTACCGCCACAACGTCGCGCTCTACCCTCGGATCCAAGCCTTCTTCCGCGAGCGTCGGCCGCCGACCCTCATCGTCTGGGGCGCGAACGATACGATCTTCCCCGCGGAGGGCGCCAAGGCGTTCAAACGCGACCTGCCGGATGCCGAGCTGCATCTGCTCGACACCGGGCACTTCGCGCTCGAGGACAAGGGCGACGAGATCGCTGCGCTGATGCGCGACTTCCTGGGCCGGACGGTGGCAAGGAGCTGACCTCCGCTTGGGAGTGAGGTGCTATCTTGGAGATAAAGGGAGATGGAAGATGGCATCCAGTAGCCCCACGAAAATAGCGGTGATCGGTAGTGGCCTCATGGGAAGCGCACTGGCGCGAGCCTTTGCCGCGGCGGGCCACGACGTTGCGGTTTGGAACAGGACTCCAAGCAAAGCAAAAGCGGTAGGCGGCGGCACTCGCGCGATGGAGGATCTGCGCGAGGCCGTATCGGGACGCGAGCTTGTCGTCGTCTCTCTGTCCAACTATGCCGCCTGCTCCGAACTGTTTTCTTTAGAGGGCGTCGCATCGGCGCTTGCCGGAACGACGCTCGTTCAGCTCACCAGCGGCTCACCCGCGGACGCTCGTGAGGCACTGGAGTGGGCGAAGGCAAACGGCGTGGACTACTTGGATGCCGCGATACTCGCCTACCCAAGTTTTGTCGCCACCGATGCCGCGATGGTTTTCTACGCCGGGTCGCGCTCGGTCTTCGACCGGCACCTCGAAACCCTTCAGGCGATAGCCAAGAATTCGATCTACGTCGACGAAAAGATCGGATCCGCCGCGACGCTCGACTGCGCGATTCTCGAGGCCTACTACGGGAGCTCTCTGGCATTCCTCCATGCCGCAGCGATGTGCGAGGCGGAAGGGATTGACCCAAAAGCCTTTTTCTCCCACAAGGCCTCCTTCCTCGGGTTGCTTTCCGTCACCGTCGACGCCGCGCAGGACATGATCGAACGCAACGACTTTTCGGGCGACCAGTGCAGTCTCAATACCCACGTTGCGGCAATCGAGCACATCGTTCGGCTGAGCAAAGACGCTCGCATGAGTGCACGCTTCCCGAAAGAGTTGCTCGACAACTACAAGCGGGCAATCAGCGCAGGATTGGGTAGCAAGGAATTGCCAGCGGTGTTCCGTACCCTGAAGCAGGATTGACGCATGGCGTGTGGGGCTGAACTCATCCTTGCAATATTGAAAAACAGTCTTGCTGCAATTTACAGTTAAACTGTAAGTTGCTTTTAATATGCGGATATTTTGGCGGTAAATCCACCAGCCGGAGAATGCGTATCAAAGCCCGCTTCTACGCAAACCCCGACACACCTGGGTGGAACCATGCACAAGACGGGCTTGAAGTGTTTCGCGGGCGCCCTGATAGGCCTCGCACTGGCGAACTGTGGCGTTGAACCTCCGAACCCCCTGCAGTCTCCGGCCACCGCTTCCGGGCTGAAGAGTACCGCCACGCAGCGGCAGGACCTCATTGCCAACCGCTACATCGTCGTCTTCAAGCAACCGGCGGGAAGCACCCTGTCGGTCTCGGATGTGCAACGGCAAGCGGTGGGTGTTGCCCAGCAATACGGCGCGACGGTCTCCCGCACCTATGCCCATGCGCTGCAGGGCTTCTCCGCGCGGATGGACGAGCGGCAGGTGGAGGCCATGCGCCAGGACCCCCGCGTGGACTTCATCGAGCAGGACGCAGTGGTGCGCATCTCCGGGCAGCAGACAGCCGCCCCCTGGGGACTGGACCGCGTGGATCAACCGAAGCTGCCCCTCACTGGCTCCTACAACTACACTTGGGCCGGCACCCAGGTGCATGCCTATATCCTCGATACGGGCATCCGCCTGACCCACAACGAGTTTCAAGGCCGTGCGGTGACCGGCTTCGACGCGGTCACCCTGGGCGGCACCGCCAATGACTGCAACGGCCACGGCACCCACGTGGCAGGCATCGTGGGTGGCTATACCTACGGCGTGGCCAAGAACATCACACTGCACTCGGTGCGCGTGCTCGACTGCTACGGCCTTGGCACCTACGAAGATGTGATCTCGGGCGTGGATTGGGTGACCGAGCACCACGTCAGCCCGGCGGTGGCCAATCTGAGCTTGGAGGGCGGCACCTCGGACGCGCTCGACCAAGCCATCCGCAACTCCACCGCGGCTGGCGTCGTCTATACCGTGGCGGCGGGCAATGAGAACCTGGATGCGTGCACCCAGTCTCCGGCCCGCGTCGCCGAGGCGCTCACGGTGGGCGCCACCACCAGCGACGATGACCGGTTGTCCGTCTCCAATTACGGCACCTGCCTGGATCTCTTCGCGCCGGGCGCGAGCATTCCCTCGGCCGACTCCGTGAGCGACAGCGCCACCTACGTGCTCGGTGGCACGTCCATGGCCAGCGCGCACGTGGCCGGTGTGGTGGCGCTCGTCCGGCAGAACAATCCCTCTCTCTCTCCCCAGGTGGTGGCGGAGTACGTGAAGCGCCGTGCCACCGCAGGCGTCGTGACGAGCCCCGGCCTTGGCTCTCCGAACCGGTTGCTCTACGCGTCCATCGCCCTGCCCGGAGAAGATGTCGTGCCCCCTGCCGTGGCCCTCACGCAGCCTACGGAGGGCGCTTCGGTCTCAGGCACGGTGCTGCTGAAGGCCCAGGCCACGGACAATATCGCCCTCCAGCGGGTGGAGTTCTGGGCCAACGGCCAGTTGCTGGGCAGCGATGCGTCCGCGCCGTACGAGTTTTCGTGGGATACCCTGCGAGGCCCCAGCGGTACCACCCCCCTGATGGTCAAGGCATTCGATACCTCCTCGAATGTCAGCAGCAGCAGCCCCGTGAACGTCACCGTGATGAACCCGGGGTACGCCCAGTACGACCCGGCGCGCCAGGCCCTCATCTGCTCCACCTTGGGCCCCCTGTGCGAAACAGGCTCGCTCCTCACGGGCCGGGGCACTCAGGGGCCCGAACTCAACGCACCGAACACCATCAACGCCAGTTGCGCGGACGGTAACCTGGGCCAGTTCCATGTCGATGAGTCGTTGGACGGACTGCGCATCGCCACCGTGGGTGGGGGCCCGCTGGCGTCAGGCCAGCAGGTGACGATCTCCGCCACCGTCTGGGCTTATCGCACCTTCGCCTCGGACTCCTTGGATCTGTTCCACGCGCCGGATGCGAACAACCCCTCGTGGACGCACCTCGCCAAGCTGGTGCCCACGGCGAAGGATCGCCAGGTACTCTCGACCACCTTGACCCTTCCCGCGGGCTCCGCCCTGCAGGCCATCCGCGGCGTCTTCAGATACCAGAACGGCTCTGTGACGAGCTGTGCCAAGGATGGCTACGCGGATCACGACGACCTGATCTTCGCTGTGAGCGAGAAGACGCCCCCCACCTCGGTGCTCACCCAGCCCACGGAAGGCAGCTCGGTCGAAGGCACGGTGCTGCTGCAAGCCGAGGCCACGGACAATGGCGCCATCCAGCGGGTGGAGTTCTGGGTCAACGGCCAGTTGCTGGGCAGTGATGCGTCCGCGCCGTACGCGTTGCCGTGGAATACCTTGCAGTACGCCAACGGCACCGCCACCCTGGTGGCCAAGGCATTCGATACCTCCTCGAATACCACCAGCAGCACCTCTGTGCGCGTCACCGTGGCGAATGCAACCACCGCCGTCTACGACCCGGTGCGCCGGGCTCCCCTCTGCGCCACCGTGGGCTCCCTGTGC encodes the following:
- a CDS encoding NAD(P)-dependent oxidoreductase → MASSSPTKIAVIGSGLMGSALARAFAAAGHDVAVWNRTPSKAKAVGGGTRAMEDLREAVSGRELVVVSLSNYAACSELFSLEGVASALAGTTLVQLTSGSPADAREALEWAKANGVDYLDAAILAYPSFVATDAAMVFYAGSRSVFDRHLETLQAIAKNSIYVDEKIGSAATLDCAILEAYYGSSLAFLHAAAMCEAEGIDPKAFFSHKASFLGLLSVTVDAAQDMIERNDFSGDQCSLNTHVAAIEHIVRLSKDARMSARFPKELLDNYKRAISAGLGSKELPAVFRTLKQD
- a CDS encoding glutathione S-transferase family protein; this encodes MKLYFFQQSRATRVRWMLEELGIPYELAPVDMMKGEHKQPAYLKVHPMGSLPAIDDNGFSLFESAAIMMQLADKHPEKRLAPAVGTNERGEYYQWILFAMTEVEQPISIIAQHTLFLPEAERSTDALARASKRFKAVAAVLEERLKGRDFILGDTFSAADVVLGGVLYFASRVGQLGEDTPTLKAYHARLMARPAAKKGYGG
- a CDS encoding Ig-like domain-containing protein, encoding MHKTGLKCFAGALIGLALANCGVEPPNPLQSPATASGLKSTATQRQDLIANRYIVVFKQPAGSTLSVSDVQRQAVGVAQQYGATVSRTYAHALQGFSARMDERQVEAMRQDPRVDFIEQDAVVRISGQQTAAPWGLDRVDQPKLPLTGSYNYTWAGTQVHAYILDTGIRLTHNEFQGRAVTGFDAVTLGGTANDCNGHGTHVAGIVGGYTYGVAKNITLHSVRVLDCYGLGTYEDVISGVDWVTEHHVSPAVANLSLEGGTSDALDQAIRNSTAAGVVYTVAAGNENLDACTQSPARVAEALTVGATTSDDDRLSVSNYGTCLDLFAPGASIPSADSVSDSATYVLGGTSMASAHVAGVVALVRQNNPSLSPQVVAEYVKRRATAGVVTSPGLGSPNRLLYASIALPGEDVVPPAVALTQPTEGASVSGTVLLKAQATDNIALQRVEFWANGQLLGSDASAPYEFSWDTLRGPSGTTPLMVKAFDTSSNVSSSSPVNVTVMNPGYAQYDPARQALICSTLGPLCETGSLLTGRGTQGPELNAPNTINASCADGNLGQFHVDESLDGLRIATVGGGPLASGQQVTISATVWAYRTFASDSLDLFHAPDANNPSWTHLAKLVPTAKDRQVLSTTLTLPAGSALQAIRGVFRYQNGSVTSCAKDGYADHDDLIFAVSEKTPPTSVLTQPTEGSSVEGTVLLQAEATDNGAIQRVEFWVNGQLLGSDASAPYALPWNTLQYANGTATLVAKAFDTSSNTTSSTSVRVTVANATTAVYDPVRRAPLCATVGSLCDTVSIINGRGNKGPELNSPNTINSSCTDGNAGTYHAEESLDRLRIATVDGGPLTSGQQVTISATVWAHRNFASDTLDLFHAPDVNNPTWTYLTTLVPTGMGRQVLSATVTLPAGSSLQAIRGVFGIRSAPAASCFFGAYTDHDDLMFAVAGDALPTSEVLSPAAHSEVQGQVSITVRATDDKQVTQVNFYVGTKYVGYKLKGTGDEYTLTFNSLNFVNGTYAITADAIDSAGQKTQSQAVSVIIQN
- a CDS encoding alpha/beta fold hydrolase, translating into MRVPASRSPSTVTHHRTTQVDGVELFYREAGPADAPVVVLLHGFPTSSHMYRQLIPALADRYHVIAPDYPGFGQSAMPSREVFTYGFAAYADLVDGLLTRLGAKAYALYVMDYGAPVGFRLALKHPERVTALIVQNGNAYEEGLSPFWDPVKAYWAEGKADKREAMRPMLSLESTRFQYTDGVKDVSRIDPSNWVHDQALLDRPGNAEIQLDLFYDYRHNVALYPRIQAFFRERRPPTLIVWGANDTIFPAEGAKAFKRDLPDAELHLLDTGHFALEDKGDEIAALMRDFLGRTVARS
- a CDS encoding DUF2917 domain-containing protein produces the protein MGLPLFFSKLCAALAKRMPQRCLDSLATVTLSLGGLWSHRLRTAGLSLRCHEGCVWLTREGDACDHVLQAGEALRVEGPGLVVVQALGAARFSLSPEGSLTLAGVPR
- a CDS encoding cyclase family protein, producing the protein MKKLMTGSLLVLSTLGCMGRATHPPGTSKEGFVLSPGARWVDLTHSFDSKTLYWPSAPAGFVLETEHHTTAESGFYFLSNAFKMPEHTGTHLDAPLHFAEGHADAAQVPLERLAAPAVVIDLPIRSEQDRDAQLQPAHLDAFEKEHGRIEPGTLVLVRTGWSKYWTNRKQYFGDDTPGDASHLHFPGISPEAARVLVERQVASVGIDTASLDHGPSKDFIAHQILLKADIPGFENVAALDQLPPRGAFVVALPMKIGGGSGGPLRIIAVLPPG
- a CDS encoding LysR family transcriptional regulator gives rise to the protein MDRIEAMRVFVTVLDEGSLAGAGRRLGRSPAAITRAIAFLERHVGTQLLHRTTRSLRLSEAGERYAAACRRVLTELEEADMLAAGERAAPRGVLTLTAPLVSGARVLRPIVDAFLDQQPAVKARLMLMDRQVNLLEEGIDVALRIAHLPDSRLIAIRVGEVRRILCASPSYLAHRPPLVEPGDLSAHACVSLAQFEHDTWSFPPARGATAPRHVHIEPRLVVNSVEAAVASAVEGHGVTRVLSYQVADLVKKGQLTIVLADSEPPPLPVHLLTVEGRLSVAKVRAFVDFAVPRLKAEFARRACL